Proteins encoded within one genomic window of Pigmentiphaga sp. H8:
- a CDS encoding peptidylprolyl isomerase gives MKLKQNPSTHSMPAVLAALFAAWLGVAATAHAADSGVAVASVGGVSIKQQEVEQLLRGMPDAERDAIKGNRAGLENWLRQRLASEALLKEAQGKGWEKRAEIKARVDAAVREVTDRIVATSYLDSVAQLPEGYPSEADVRAAYERAKEGFQLPATYHVAQIFLAAPANDGAAVAKARAQAQELLAQARGGDFAELARKHSQDERSAARGGDVGTLPLAQLLPEVREPVSRLQPGQVSDPVQSQAGIHVLKLLESQAPRTATLEEVKPRLQQVLRQQRKQELIEAYMARLAPAGSVKIDSAALDAAMSKAN, from the coding sequence ATGAAACTCAAGCAGAACCCCTCCACGCATTCCATGCCGGCCGTTCTTGCGGCCTTGTTCGCCGCCTGGCTGGGCGTCGCCGCCACGGCTCACGCAGCGGACAGCGGCGTTGCAGTCGCCAGCGTGGGCGGCGTCTCGATCAAGCAGCAGGAGGTCGAGCAACTCCTGCGCGGCATGCCCGACGCCGAGCGCGATGCCATCAAGGGCAATCGCGCCGGCCTGGAGAACTGGCTGCGCCAACGCCTGGCCAGCGAGGCGCTGCTCAAGGAAGCCCAGGGCAAGGGCTGGGAAAAGCGCGCCGAAATCAAGGCGCGCGTGGACGCGGCGGTACGCGAGGTCACGGATCGCATCGTCGCCACCTCGTACCTGGATTCAGTGGCGCAGCTTCCCGAAGGCTACCCCTCGGAAGCCGACGTGCGCGCGGCCTACGAGCGCGCCAAGGAGGGCTTCCAGCTTCCCGCCACTTATCACGTGGCCCAGATCTTCCTGGCGGCGCCGGCCAACGACGGCGCGGCTGTCGCCAAGGCCCGCGCCCAGGCGCAGGAACTGCTGGCCCAGGCCCGCGGCGGCGATTTCGCCGAACTGGCGCGCAAGCATTCGCAGGACGAGCGCTCGGCGGCGCGCGGCGGCGACGTCGGAACCCTGCCCCTGGCGCAGTTGCTGCCCGAGGTGCGCGAGCCCGTTTCCCGCCTGCAGCCCGGCCAGGTAAGCGATCCCGTCCAGTCCCAGGCGGGCATACACGTGCTCAAGCTGCTTGAATCGCAGGCACCGCGCACCGCGACGCTGGAAGAGGTCAAGCCGCGTCTGCAGCAGGTGCTGCGGCAGCAGCGCAAGCAGGAACTGATCGAGGCCTACATGGCCAGGCTGGCGCCGGCCGGTTCGGTCAAGATCGACAGCGCGGCGCTGGACGCCGCGATGAGCAAGGCCAACTGA
- a CDS encoding YbjN domain-containing protein, translating to MSKNDNQAAVDNTAAQVLTFVGADQVAEAIKAAGCAVTPIEQDGVVRLHSASHGVGFQVLWGNAQAKDQYADFTFSCPLRVQGGDLPAGLLTEWHRTKRFARVSQHGDFVVLEMDVVAAGGVAFNHLVVAAQIWTQMMGQFFLYLRNFRAEERQQAEAGTGEAENAPAIATA from the coding sequence ATGAGCAAGAACGACAACCAGGCCGCCGTGGACAACACCGCGGCCCAGGTACTGACTTTCGTCGGCGCGGACCAGGTGGCCGAAGCCATCAAGGCCGCCGGCTGCGCCGTGACCCCGATCGAACAGGATGGCGTGGTCCGCCTGCACAGCGCCAGCCACGGTGTGGGCTTCCAGGTGCTCTGGGGCAATGCCCAGGCCAAGGACCAGTACGCCGATTTCACCTTCAGCTGCCCGCTGCGGGTACAGGGCGGCGATCTGCCGGCCGGCCTGTTGACCGAATGGCACCGCACCAAGCGTTTCGCACGCGTTTCCCAGCATGGCGATTTCGTCGTGCTGGAGATGGACGTGGTGGCGGCCGGCGGCGTGGCGTTCAACCACCTGGTTGTCGCGGCGCAGATCTGGACGCAGATGATGGGCCAGTTCTTCCTCTACCTGCGCAATTTCCGCGCCGAAGAGCGACAGCAGGCCGAGGCCGGAACCGGCGAGGCCGAGAACGCGCCCGCCATCGCGACGGCTTGA
- a CDS encoding LysR family transcriptional regulator — protein sequence MQDLNDLYYYVQVVDHGGFAPAGRALGIPKSKLSRRIALLEERLGVRLIQRSTRRFAVTEIGQTYYGHCKAMLVEAEAADDAIAVMHAEPRGIVRLACPVALLGARVAEMVAGFMVAHPRVEVHLEETNRRVDVVGEGMDIALRVRPPPLEDSGLVMRVLANRGQYLVACPELLRNGIPRVPADLAGLPSMALGVPQQEYVWNLIGPDGAHAAVRHHPRLITRGMPALRAAAVAGAGVVQLPAMMVRDELVSGELVHVIPGWAPPREIIHAVFASRRGLLPAVRALVDHLADRFAELDED from the coding sequence ATGCAAGACCTCAACGACCTTTATTACTACGTGCAGGTGGTGGACCATGGCGGATTCGCCCCGGCCGGCCGCGCCCTGGGCATACCTAAATCCAAGCTCAGCCGGCGCATCGCGCTCCTGGAGGAGCGCCTGGGGGTCCGGCTCATCCAGCGCTCGACGCGCCGCTTCGCGGTGACGGAGATCGGCCAGACCTACTATGGCCACTGCAAGGCCATGCTGGTGGAGGCCGAAGCGGCCGACGACGCCATCGCGGTCATGCATGCCGAGCCGCGCGGCATCGTGCGCCTGGCATGTCCGGTGGCGCTGCTGGGGGCGCGGGTGGCCGAGATGGTGGCCGGATTCATGGTCGCTCACCCGCGCGTGGAAGTCCACCTGGAGGAGACCAACCGGCGGGTGGACGTGGTGGGAGAAGGCATGGACATCGCCCTGCGCGTGCGGCCGCCGCCGCTCGAGGACAGCGGATTGGTCATGCGCGTGCTGGCGAACCGCGGGCAATACCTCGTGGCCTGCCCGGAACTGCTCAGGAACGGCATCCCCCGCGTGCCCGCCGACCTGGCGGGGCTGCCCAGCATGGCGCTGGGCGTGCCGCAGCAGGAATATGTCTGGAACCTGATCGGGCCCGATGGCGCGCATGCCGCCGTGCGCCACCATCCGAGGCTGATCACGCGCGGCATGCCGGCGCTGCGCGCGGCCGCCGTGGCGGGGGCGGGCGTGGTGCAATTGCCGGCGATGATGGTGCGCGACGAGCTGGTCAGCGGCGAACTGGTCCATGTCATCCCCGGCTGGGCGCCGCCGCGCGAGATCATCCATGCGGTGTTCGCATCGCGGCGCGGGCTGCTGCCCGCCGTGCGGGCCCTGGTCGACCACCTGGCCGACCGGTTCGCGGAACTGGACGAAGACTGA
- a CDS encoding biopolymer transporter ExbD: MATAAKFGTKKRANGINITPFVDVLLVVLVIFILTSNASIPGIRVDLPKASASVPLEKPKTKAITIDNAGQVFLDAYPVTLPELEERLRTEKALSPDFPVIVRGDASVQYAKVVEVLDLLRRIELNQVGLVTGKPA, from the coding sequence ATGGCAACCGCAGCCAAGTTCGGCACCAAGAAGCGTGCCAACGGCATCAACATCACGCCCTTCGTGGACGTGCTGCTGGTGGTGCTGGTCATCTTCATCCTGACCAGCAACGCCAGCATCCCCGGCATCCGCGTGGACCTGCCCAAGGCGAGCGCCTCGGTCCCTCTTGAAAAACCCAAGACCAAGGCCATCACCATCGACAACGCCGGCCAGGTGTTCCTGGATGCCTATCCGGTCACGCTGCCCGAACTGGAAGAGCGGTTGCGCACGGAAAAGGCGCTGTCGCCCGACTTTCCGGTAATCGTCCGCGGCGATGCCTCGGTCCAGTACGCCAAGGTGGTCGAGGTGCTCGACCTGTTGCGCCGGATCGAGCTCAACCAGGTCGGCCTGGTGACGGGCAAGCCGGCCTGA
- the ycaC gene encoding isochorismate family cysteine hydrolase YcaC, with protein MSKPYIRLDKNDAAVLLVDHQTGLLSLVRDIDPDKFKNNVLALADMAEYFKLPTILTTSFENGPNGPLVPELKAQFPDAPYIARPGNINAWDNEDFVKAVKATGKKQLIIAGVVTEVCVAFPALSAIEEGFEVFVITDASGTFNPLTRDAAWDRMSRAGVQLMTWFGAACELHRDWRNDVEGLAALFSNHIPDYRNLITSYNTLTPSK; from the coding sequence ATGAGCAAGCCTTACATCCGCCTCGACAAGAACGATGCCGCCGTATTGCTGGTGGACCACCAGACCGGCCTCCTGTCGCTGGTCCGCGACATCGACCCCGACAAGTTCAAGAACAACGTCCTGGCGCTGGCCGACATGGCCGAATACTTCAAGCTGCCCACCATCCTGACCACCAGCTTCGAGAACGGCCCCAACGGCCCGCTGGTTCCCGAACTGAAGGCCCAGTTTCCCGACGCGCCCTACATCGCGCGCCCCGGCAACATCAACGCCTGGGACAACGAAGACTTCGTCAAGGCCGTCAAGGCCACCGGCAAGAAGCAGCTCATCATCGCCGGCGTGGTCACCGAAGTATGCGTGGCCTTCCCCGCCCTGTCGGCCATCGAGGAAGGCTTCGAAGTCTTCGTCATCACCGATGCGTCGGGTACCTTCAATCCGCTTACCCGCGATGCCGCCTGGGACCGCATGTCGCGCGCCGGCGTGCAACTGATGACCTGGTTCGGCGCCGCCTGCGAACTGCACCGCGACTGGCGCAATGACGTGGAAGGACTGGCGGCCCTGTTCTCCAACCACATCCCGGACTACCGCAACCTGATCACCAGCTACAACACCCTGACCCCGTCGAAGTAA
- a CDS encoding tannase/feruloyl esterase family alpha/beta hydrolase, which produces MKIRHVPLSALVLAALAACGGSDDPAPTPSDPGPGPSAAQSCSDLNGRMIGKAEIGKPTSGAVVQSATLVKADAEGNANGEYCAVRGIVMPVDPAAPNLEFQVNLPTAWNKRALQLGGGAFNGSLVTGLGKYPLQPADSKAPLAQGYATLGSDGGHKSSAGFDASFALNAESLMNFGQLSIKKTHDVAMALIKARYGAAPERFYFIGASQGGHEALDAAARYPGDYDGVVSNYPAYNVTMLHLGSLNAGRAMYGNGGANWMSAAKVKLLTDAVYAACDPLDGVKDGVISNVAGCDAAFGIAGVRATLRCAGGGDTGDTCLSDAQIAGVETIASPYRPGVEIAGMTQFERWPILEGALFNVSSYGTEPQPANPLSGKEALLYSVGAATTKYIITRDVNFDPMTLDPKTYETRIKEVGAIMDVSDVDLAPFIAKGGKLIMIHGTADDFITPHNSIVYWNKLVADKGRFAVDGFARFYVVPGLGHGFGPFNATYDALGALTGWVEQGTAPGVLTAIDANPGAARTRPMCRFPGWPKYKGEGPAGDAASFACVTE; this is translated from the coding sequence ATGAAGATCCGTCACGTTCCGCTTTCCGCATTGGTCCTCGCCGCCCTGGCGGCCTGCGGCGGCAGCGACGACCCCGCGCCCACCCCATCCGACCCCGGGCCGGGGCCGTCCGCCGCCCAGTCGTGCAGCGACCTGAACGGCAGGATGATCGGCAAGGCCGAGATCGGCAAGCCGACCTCGGGTGCCGTGGTGCAGTCGGCCACGCTGGTCAAGGCCGATGCCGAGGGCAATGCCAACGGCGAATACTGCGCCGTGCGCGGCATCGTCATGCCGGTCGATCCGGCCGCGCCCAACCTGGAGTTCCAGGTGAACCTTCCCACCGCCTGGAACAAGCGCGCGCTGCAACTGGGCGGCGGGGCGTTCAACGGTTCGCTGGTGACGGGCCTGGGCAAGTACCCGCTGCAACCGGCCGATTCCAAGGCTCCGCTGGCGCAGGGCTACGCGACCCTGGGCAGCGACGGCGGCCACAAGTCCAGCGCGGGCTTCGACGCCTCGTTCGCGCTGAACGCCGAGTCGCTGATGAACTTCGGGCAGTTGTCCATCAAGAAGACGCACGACGTGGCGATGGCGCTGATCAAGGCCCGCTACGGCGCCGCGCCCGAGCGCTTCTATTTCATCGGCGCTTCGCAGGGCGGCCACGAGGCGCTGGACGCCGCGGCGCGCTACCCGGGCGACTACGATGGCGTGGTGTCGAACTATCCGGCCTACAACGTGACCATGCTGCACCTGGGGTCCCTGAATGCGGGCCGTGCCATGTACGGTAATGGCGGCGCCAACTGGATGAGCGCGGCCAAGGTCAAGCTCTTGACTGACGCGGTCTACGCCGCCTGCGATCCGCTGGATGGCGTGAAGGACGGCGTCATCAGCAACGTGGCCGGCTGCGACGCGGCATTCGGCATCGCCGGCGTGCGCGCCACGCTGCGCTGCGCGGGCGGCGGCGACACGGGCGACACCTGCCTGTCCGATGCGCAGATAGCGGGCGTGGAGACGATCGCCTCGCCCTACAGGCCGGGCGTGGAAATCGCCGGCATGACGCAGTTCGAGCGCTGGCCGATACTGGAAGGCGCGCTGTTCAACGTGTCGTCTTATGGCACGGAGCCCCAGCCGGCCAATCCGCTGTCGGGCAAGGAGGCGCTGCTGTACTCGGTCGGCGCGGCCACGACCAAGTACATCATCACCCGCGACGTCAACTTCGATCCCATGACGCTCGATCCCAAGACCTACGAGACGCGGATCAAGGAAGTGGGCGCCATCATGGACGTGTCCGACGTCGACCTGGCACCGTTCATCGCGAAAGGCGGCAAGCTGATCATGATCCACGGCACCGCCGACGACTTCATCACGCCGCACAACTCCATCGTCTATTGGAACAAGCTGGTGGCGGACAAGGGCCGGTTCGCGGTCGATGGGTTCGCGCGCTTCTACGTGGTGCCCGGCCTGGGACACGGCTTCGGGCCGTTCAACGCGACCTATGACGCGCTGGGCGCGCTGACGGGGTGGGTGGAGCAGGGCACCGCACCGGGCGTGCTGACCGCCATCGACGCCAATCCGGGCGCGGCGCGGACGCGGCCGATGTGCCGGTTCCCGGGATGGCCCAAGTACAAGGGCGAAGGGCCGGCCGGCGACGCGGCCAGCTTCGCCTGCGTGACGGAGTAG
- a CDS encoding putative porin yields the protein MNQSTASDRRATRGSHTRTWRPAAQAARSRPGLRAIAAAVASVVGLLGTVPAQAQTAATNESAMVRLIRGLIQSGALTKDVGEALLAQAQTEALAAQQAQRQAATAAAAATAGAAGGALRPEAGDVRIPYIPETVRDQIRDEIKGQVMAQAKSEGWAAPNETPEWTKRIRIEGDMRVRNESRFYSDGNSNIEVDWAAINRGSGYDVNGNTNLSLPNTINTRENRKNVFRARARLGVYADLSDRTEVGVRLATGSDESPVSTTQTLGGGLGKKNVWLDQAYLAHKPLDWLTVVGGRFGNPFFSSDTLFSSDLNFDGLAVKAERPFTANPDVSLFGSLGLIPLEYSSDSFPGTSQDKARSHNKWLIGAQIGSNWKVNEDNRLRGAVAYYDFRNISGKVSQPCALYAGADHCSTDWSRPAFMQKGNTLMLLRNISLDPLDPANTKMPQYVGLASKFQLLDLNFRWDTKVAGGYGLRLDANYIRNLAYDADEMWTRSGGGIVNNFGGTGGTGRSDFKSGANAYMLQVTFGKPAPVARGDWNLLAGYKRIEPDALPDAYNDSSFHLGGTNAKGYYVGGSYAIDKNTWFTGRWMSTKEVYGTPFSVDMLQVEFNARF from the coding sequence ATGAATCAATCGACAGCATCCGATCGCCGCGCGACCCGCGGCAGCCATACCCGGACGTGGCGGCCGGCCGCGCAAGCGGCGCGCAGCCGCCCCGGCCTCCGAGCCATCGCCGCCGCCGTTGCCTCGGTCGTCGGGCTGCTGGGAACCGTCCCGGCCCAGGCCCAGACCGCGGCGACCAATGAAAGCGCGATGGTCCGGCTGATCCGCGGCCTGATCCAGAGCGGCGCCCTGACCAAGGACGTGGGCGAAGCGCTGCTGGCGCAGGCCCAGACCGAGGCGCTCGCTGCGCAGCAGGCGCAGCGCCAGGCGGCTACCGCCGCCGCTGCCGCGACGGCAGGCGCCGCCGGCGGCGCGCTGCGCCCCGAGGCGGGCGACGTGCGCATCCCGTACATTCCCGAGACCGTGCGCGACCAGATCCGCGACGAGATCAAGGGCCAGGTCATGGCCCAGGCCAAGTCCGAGGGTTGGGCGGCTCCCAACGAGACGCCCGAGTGGACCAAGCGCATCCGCATCGAGGGCGACATGCGCGTACGCAACGAGTCGCGCTTCTACTCGGACGGCAACAGCAACATCGAGGTGGACTGGGCCGCGATCAACCGGGGCAGCGGCTATGACGTCAACGGCAACACCAATCTGTCGCTGCCCAACACCATCAATACCCGCGAGAACCGCAAGAACGTATTCCGCGCCCGTGCCCGGCTGGGCGTCTACGCCGATCTCTCGGACCGCACCGAAGTGGGCGTGAGGCTGGCAACCGGCAGCGACGAAAGCCCGGTGTCGACCACCCAGACGCTGGGCGGCGGCCTGGGCAAGAAGAATGTCTGGCTCGACCAGGCCTACCTGGCGCACAAGCCGCTCGACTGGCTGACCGTGGTGGGCGGCCGGTTCGGCAATCCCTTCTTTTCGTCCGACACCCTGTTCTCGTCGGACCTGAATTTCGACGGCCTGGCCGTGAAGGCCGAGCGGCCGTTCACGGCGAATCCGGATGTGTCGCTGTTCGGCAGCCTGGGCCTGATCCCGCTCGAGTATTCGTCGGACAGCTTCCCGGGCACCAGCCAGGACAAGGCGCGTAGCCACAACAAGTGGCTGATCGGCGCGCAGATCGGTTCGAACTGGAAGGTGAACGAGGACAACCGCCTGCGCGGCGCGGTGGCGTACTACGACTTCCGCAACATCAGCGGCAAGGTGTCGCAGCCCTGCGCCCTGTATGCCGGCGCCGACCATTGCAGCACCGACTGGTCGCGTCCCGCCTTCATGCAGAAGGGCAACACGCTGATGCTGTTGCGCAATATCTCGCTCGATCCGCTGGATCCCGCCAACACGAAGATGCCGCAATACGTCGGGCTGGCCTCCAAGTTCCAGTTGCTGGACCTGAACTTCCGCTGGGATACCAAGGTCGCCGGCGGCTACGGCCTCAGGCTGGACGCGAACTACATCCGCAACCTCGCCTATGACGCCGATGAAATGTGGACCCGTTCGGGCGGCGGCATCGTCAACAACTTCGGCGGCACGGGCGGCACCGGGCGTTCGGACTTCAAGAGCGGCGCCAACGCCTACATGCTGCAGGTCACGTTCGGCAAGCCCGCGCCGGTCGCGCGCGGCGACTGGAACCTGCTGGCCGGCTACAAGCGCATCGAGCCGGATGCCCTGCCGGACGCCTACAACGATTCGTCCTTCCATCTGGGGGGAACGAACGCCAAGGGCTACTACGTGGGCGGTTCGTACGCCATCGACAAGAACACCTGGTTCACCGGCCGCTGGATGTCGACCAAGGAAGTCTACGGCACGCCGTTCTCCGTCGACATGCTGCAGGTCGAGTTCAACGCCCGCTTCTAA
- a CDS encoding energy transducer TonB, which translates to MISRDPVARQASPGSRLWRRWGGVVIGLGVAAILAGLLWYLLADTASTKREVAATPMLMLPPPPPPPPEPEKLPEPEPEIKPEVVEPEPTPIEPLDAPPEDAPPSPSQDLGDPVTIDGAAQAGTDAFGVAAGRGGGSAGAGRGGMGNSSYASYYSSALQRLLARDARTRQLAFQDIRIDLWLTADGRVAKAQLVQSTGDAEVDKTVLAAVRDADAIDERPPASMRYPMRLTIKGQRPS; encoded by the coding sequence GTGATCAGTCGTGATCCCGTCGCCCGCCAGGCCTCGCCAGGCAGCCGCCTGTGGCGGCGCTGGGGCGGGGTTGTCATCGGGCTGGGCGTGGCGGCCATTCTTGCCGGGTTGCTGTGGTATCTGCTTGCGGATACCGCCAGTACCAAGCGCGAGGTGGCGGCAACCCCGATGCTGATGCTGCCCCCGCCGCCTCCGCCGCCGCCCGAGCCGGAGAAGCTGCCCGAGCCCGAACCCGAGATCAAGCCGGAAGTCGTCGAGCCCGAGCCCACGCCCATCGAACCGCTGGATGCGCCGCCGGAAGACGCGCCGCCGAGTCCTTCGCAGGACCTGGGCGATCCCGTCACCATCGACGGCGCCGCCCAGGCCGGCACGGACGCCTTCGGCGTGGCGGCCGGCCGCGGCGGCGGATCCGCCGGGGCAGGGCGCGGGGGAATGGGCAATTCCTCGTATGCCTCGTATTACTCGAGTGCCTTGCAGCGGCTGCTGGCGCGTGATGCGAGGACCCGTCAACTGGCGTTCCAGGACATCCGCATCGATCTCTGGCTGACCGCGGACGGCCGTGTGGCGAAGGCCCAGCTGGTGCAGAGCACCGGCGACGCCGAAGTCGACAAGACCGTGCTGGCGGCGGTGCGGGACGCGGATGCGATCGATGAACGCCCCCCCGCCTCGATGCGCTATCCGATGCGGTTGACCATCAAGGGGCAGCGTCCGTCATGA
- a CDS encoding DUF2341 domain-containing protein, which yields MRRILLLALTMLSAVLPGLAQAWWQPDWAYRKPITIDATPQGAALGGEAGRTPVLVRLHTGNFSFEGVGENGSDLRFVAGDDKTVLNHQIEQFDPLLGIALIWVDVPSVSAGAAQQLWMYYGNPKAPASANGQLTFDPDYTLVYHFAEANVPARDTTAYGNHAQTAVVSVDGTVIGKGAQLGVAPLMLPASPSLSLQAGAPFTFSAWVRPDQLGAEQALYVRREGASEFVVGVNQGVPFVQVNGQRSAPGQPIQAGQWSHIAVKSDAGNVALFVAGRQAAAMAVSLPAFNTSAAVGGDTARPATPGQAAAAPALAAFTGAIDELRLSKVARPDALILADAISQGADSRLTAFGADEQQAGKSHFGFILAAMPLDAWVVVAILGLMMLVSWAIMIGKGRSYGAMSRANGSFMAFFRESAGSPLDALASSNRVPQEVKQDSSLWRLYEVAIEEMRRRQERGYDINSVSDATIGAIRAAMDGVMVRENERMSKRMNWLSTTIEGAPYVGLFGTVIGIMLVFVVAAMAGAVDINSVAPGMAAALLCTAAGLGVAIPALFGYNWLASRSEAIGADMAVFVDEFSTRLAEEQGAGRQVRPALQRA from the coding sequence ATGCGACGCATTCTGCTTCTCGCGCTCACGATGCTGAGCGCGGTCCTGCCCGGCCTGGCGCAGGCCTGGTGGCAGCCCGACTGGGCCTACCGCAAGCCCATCACCATCGACGCCACGCCGCAGGGCGCCGCCCTGGGCGGCGAGGCTGGCCGCACGCCCGTGCTGGTGCGCCTGCATACCGGCAACTTCAGCTTCGAGGGTGTGGGCGAGAACGGCTCCGACCTGCGCTTCGTCGCGGGCGACGACAAGACCGTGCTCAACCACCAGATCGAGCAGTTCGATCCGTTGCTGGGCATCGCGCTGATCTGGGTCGACGTGCCCAGCGTCTCGGCCGGCGCCGCGCAGCAATTGTGGATGTACTACGGCAATCCCAAGGCGCCGGCCTCGGCCAACGGCCAGCTGACTTTCGATCCGGACTACACGCTGGTCTACCACTTCGCCGAGGCCAACGTGCCGGCGCGCGACACCACCGCCTACGGCAACCATGCGCAGACCGCCGTGGTCAGCGTCGACGGCACCGTCATCGGCAAGGGTGCCCAGCTAGGCGTCGCGCCGCTGATGCTGCCCGCTTCGCCGTCGCTGTCGCTGCAGGCCGGCGCGCCCTTCACGTTCTCCGCCTGGGTGCGTCCCGACCAGCTCGGCGCCGAACAGGCGCTTTACGTCCGCCGCGAAGGCGCCAGCGAATTCGTCGTGGGGGTGAACCAGGGCGTTCCGTTCGTGCAGGTCAATGGCCAGCGCAGCGCCCCTGGCCAACCCATCCAGGCCGGCCAGTGGTCGCATATCGCGGTCAAGTCCGATGCCGGCAACGTCGCGCTGTTCGTCGCCGGCCGCCAGGCCGCGGCCATGGCCGTCAGCCTGCCCGCTTTCAACACTTCCGCCGCGGTCGGCGGCGACACCGCTCGTCCCGCCACGCCGGGCCAGGCGGCTGCCGCCCCGGCGCTGGCGGCGTTCACCGGCGCCATCGATGAACTGCGCCTGTCCAAGGTCGCCCGTCCCGACGCGCTGATCCTGGCCGACGCCATCTCGCAAGGCGCCGATTCGCGCCTGACCGCTTTCGGTGCCGACGAGCAGCAGGCGGGCAAGAGCCACTTCGGCTTCATCCTGGCCGCCATGCCGCTGGATGCCTGGGTGGTCGTGGCCATACTGGGCCTGATGATGCTCGTCTCGTGGGCCATCATGATCGGCAAGGGCCGCAGCTATGGCGCCATGTCACGCGCCAACGGATCGTTCATGGCCTTCTTCCGCGAGTCGGCCGGCTCGCCGCTCGACGCCTTGGCCAGCAGCAATCGCGTGCCGCAGGAGGTCAAGCAGGATTCGTCGCTGTGGCGCCTGTACGAAGTGGCGATCGAGGAAATGCGCCGCCGCCAGGAGCGCGGCTACGACATCAACTCGGTGTCGGATGCCACCATCGGCGCCATCCGCGCCGCGATGGACGGCGTGATGGTGCGCGAGAACGAACGCATGTCCAAGCGCATGAACTGGCTCTCGACAACCATCGAAGGCGCGCCTTACGTGGGCCTGTTCGGCACCGTGATCGGGATCATGCTGGTGTTCGTGGTCGCGGCCATGGCCGGCGCGGTCGACATCAACTCTGTCGCGCCGGGCATGGCGGCGGCGCTGCTGTGTACCGCGGCCGGCCTGGGCGTCGCGATTCCCGCGCTGTTCGGCTACAACTGGCTGGCCTCGCGTTCGGAGGCCATCGGCGCCGACATGGCCGTGTTCGTGGATGAGTTCTCCACGCGCCTGGCCGAAGAGCAGGGCGCGGGCCGCCAGGTCCGCCCCGCCTTGCAGCGCGCTTGA
- a CDS encoding pirin family protein: MKKILGVYSAPRPHWVGDGFPVRSLFGYDGLGRHLSPFLLLDHAAPTPFPPATRPRGVGRHPHRGFETVTVVYQGEVEHRDSTGAGGLIGPGDVQWMTAAGGILHEEFHSRAFTERGGTIEMVQLWVNLPARDKMSEPGYQTLLDAQIPSVDLPDGAGRVRVIAGEYGGGKGPARTHTPIDMWDIRLTQGGYAHFDGTPGHTLALVVLRGTVLVNGETLAREGQLVHFDRDGTGVTLEANNDAVLLWLSGEPIDEPVVGYGPFVMNTQAEIQQAIDDYNAGRFERAAA, translated from the coding sequence ATGAAGAAGATACTCGGCGTCTACAGCGCTCCCCGGCCCCATTGGGTGGGCGACGGGTTCCCCGTGCGCTCGCTGTTCGGCTACGACGGCCTGGGCCGCCACCTCAGCCCCTTCCTTCTGCTGGACCATGCCGCGCCCACGCCTTTTCCGCCCGCCACCCGGCCGCGCGGGGTGGGCCGCCATCCGCACCGGGGGTTCGAGACCGTCACCGTCGTCTACCAGGGCGAGGTCGAGCATCGCGACTCCACCGGCGCCGGCGGCCTGATCGGCCCGGGCGACGTGCAATGGATGACGGCGGCCGGCGGGATCCTGCACGAGGAGTTCCACTCGCGCGCCTTCACCGAACGCGGCGGCACCATAGAAATGGTGCAGCTGTGGGTCAACCTGCCCGCGCGGGACAAGATGAGCGAACCGGGCTACCAGACCCTGCTCGACGCGCAGATTCCCTCGGTCGACCTGCCCGACGGCGCCGGCCGCGTGCGGGTGATCGCCGGGGAATACGGCGGCGGCAAGGGCCCGGCGCGGACCCATACGCCCATCGACATGTGGGACATCCGCCTGACGCAGGGCGGCTATGCCCACTTCGACGGCACGCCCGGCCACACGCTGGCGCTGGTCGTGCTGCGCGGCACGGTGCTGGTGAACGGCGAAACGCTGGCGCGCGAAGGACAGCTCGTGCATTTCGACCGCGACGGCACGGGTGTCACGCTGGAGGCCAATAATGACGCCGTCCTGCTGTGGCTGTCGGGCGAACCCATCGACGAGCCGGTCGTGGGCTACGGTCCCTTCGTCATGAACACCCAGGCCGAGATCCAGCAGGCCATCGACGACTACAACGCCGGCCGCTTCGAACGCGCGGCGGCCTGA